From the genome of Haloferax sp. Atlit-12N:
GAGGCGGTCGACCGCAGCGCGAATCGCCGCTCGCCCGTCGTCGGTCGTGAGGAAGTTCGTCGTCGCCGCGCCCTCGACGACTTCCTCGGCCGCGAGTCGGTCGCCGAGCAGGTGTCGGATGCTCGACCCGGCCCCGTTTTCGAGGCCGAGCGTCCCGACGCGCTCGACGCGGGCGGACGCGACGGCGGCCACGCTCGCGCCCGCGCCGACGACCGGGATGTCGAGCGCCTCGCCGAGCAGTTCCACGCCGGGGTCGAGCGCGCAACTGACGCAGAGCGCGTCGACCTCGGTCGCCATCTCGCGGCCGAGCGCCTCGATGTACGGGAGGGCGTCGGTCTCGGTGGCCGCGTTCGGAATCCCGTCGGGGTGGTCGGGGATGCACCGCGACAGCGTCGAGACGTGCGGGTAGTGCCGCTCGATGAGCCGCCCGTGAAGTGCGACCTCCTCGGCGTCGTCGAGCGTGAGCACGCGGAGGACGCCGAGTTCGACCATCAGACGCAACCCCCGGCGTTTCGGTCGGCGTCCGGCTCGGTGTCCGCATCTTCCGGTTCGTCGATGCCACGGGCCTCGAAGAACCCCTGCTGACGGAGCGCGTCGAGCAGTTCGCCCTCGCGGCGGTTCATGAAGCCGTTCGGTCCCCAGTAGCGTTCGAGCGTCTCCTGCCACTCGCGGCGGTCGTCGCCGTAGACGCTGTCGCCGTACATCTCGTTCATCGCGTCGTAGCAGGCGTCGAGTTGCGCCTCGGTGGCGTCGCGGTAGCCGCCCTCGTGGAGCACCGTGTCGAGTGGAACTCGGGGGGCGTTTTCTGTCGCCTCGCCGTGACGCGGAACGCCGAGACAGAGCCCGAAAATCGGCAGGACGCCCGCGGGAAGGTCGGCCGCGGCGGCGACCCCGGTGAGGTTGTTCAGGATATTGCCGATGGGACAGACGCCGTAGCTGCGACTCTCGGCGGCCAGCATCACGCCCATCGCGGCCAGCGAGGCGTCTATCGACCCCTCCAACAGCCCCATCGCGGGCGTCGTCCGGAACTCGCGGTCGCGGTGCTCCAACAGCAGTCGAATCCGGCGGACGTCGATGCAGACGAGGAGGAAGTGGCTCGCCTCCTCGACCTGC
Proteins encoded in this window:
- a CDS encoding nitroreductase family protein codes for the protein MSDRTPAAGGREGTDHTGHADRTDRPALDAVAAEVPDLAPWLARRATVRQFDTDAEIPDEEVRAMVDAGRKAPTSGTTQMYSFVWIRDPDRRERIHELCSRGTVQVEEASHFLLVCIDVRRIRLLLEHRDREFRTTPAMGLLEGSIDASLAAMGVMLAAESRSYGVCPIGNILNNLTGVAAAADLPAGVLPIFGLCLGVPRHGEATENAPRVPLDTVLHEGGYRDATEAQLDACYDAMNEMYGDSVYGDDRREWQETLERYWGPNGFMNRREGELLDALRQQGFFEARGIDEPEDADTEPDADRNAGGCV
- a CDS encoding aspartate/glutamate racemase family protein, encoding MVELGVLRVLTLDDAEEVALHGRLIERHYPHVSTLSRCIPDHPDGIPNAATETDALPYIEALGREMATEVDALCVSCALDPGVELLGEALDIPVVGAGASVAAVASARVERVGTLGLENGAGSSIRHLLGDRLAAEEVVEGAATTNFLTTDDGRAAIRAAVDRLVDAGCDVVAPSCTGISSSGAIPDVRADVPIPIVDPVVAMGAVATTAVSPPRPLRQ